A region from the Flavobacteriales bacterium genome encodes:
- the gap gene encoding type I glyceraldehyde-3-phosphate dehydrogenase codes for MAAPRVAINGFGRIGRMTTRILLERNDIELVAINDITDNRTLAHLFKYDSVHGVFKGTVEHDEQHLVLGGKRIRACSEADPARLPWKALGIDFVIEATGRFRSADKAQAHLDAGAGRVILSAPASDDTPTVVLGVNEHSLTGTERVISNASCTTNNAAPMIQALDELCGIESGYVTTVHSYTGDQRLHDAPHEDLRRARAAAVSIVPTTTGAAKAITRVFPHLEGRMGGCGIRVPVPDGSLTDITCLVRKPVSVEAINAHFKQLAEGRWRNILRYTEDPIVSIDIVGDPHSCIFDAGLTSVVGGHVKVVGWYDNEWGYSNRLVDLVKLMAGKS; via the coding sequence ATGGCAGCACCCCGCGTAGCGATCAACGGATTCGGCCGCATCGGCCGTATGACCACCCGTATCCTGTTGGAGCGGAACGACATTGAACTCGTCGCGATCAACGACATCACGGACAACCGCACGCTTGCGCACCTGTTCAAATACGATAGCGTGCACGGTGTCTTCAAAGGCACTGTTGAGCACGATGAGCAGCACTTGGTGCTGGGGGGCAAGCGCATCAGGGCTTGCTCCGAGGCCGATCCCGCCCGACTTCCGTGGAAGGCCCTGGGCATCGATTTCGTCATTGAAGCAACGGGGCGGTTCCGCTCAGCGGACAAGGCTCAGGCGCATCTGGATGCCGGTGCAGGCCGCGTGATCCTTAGCGCTCCCGCCAGCGATGACACGCCCACTGTGGTGCTGGGCGTGAACGAGCATTCCTTAACGGGGACAGAGCGCGTGATAAGCAACGCGAGCTGCACCACGAACAACGCCGCGCCCATGATCCAAGCGCTGGATGAACTCTGCGGCATCGAGAGCGGCTATGTGACCACTGTTCACAGCTACACCGGCGATCAGCGTTTGCACGATGCACCGCACGAGGACCTGCGACGGGCGCGAGCAGCTGCGGTGAGCATCGTCCCCACGACCACAGGCGCGGCAAAGGCCATCACGCGTGTGTTCCCCCACCTCGAAGGAAGAATGGGCGGCTGCGGCATCCGTGTCCCGGTTCCGGACGGGTCGCTCACCGACATCACCTGTCTGGTCCGCAAGCCCGTGAGCGTGGAGGCAATCAACGCGCACTTCAAGCAGTTGGCCGAGGGCCGGTGGAGGAACATCCTCCGTTACACCGAGGACCCGATCGTGAGCATCGACATCGTCGGCGATCCGCACAGCTGCATTTTCGATGCGGGCCTCACCAGCGTAGTGGGTGGCCACGTGAAGGTGGTGGGTTGGTACGACAACGAATGGGGCTACAGCAATCGCTTGGTGGACCTTGTGAAGTTGATGGCGGGGAAGAGCTGA
- a CDS encoding M1 family metallopeptidase, with protein MKVLAMTWVRSTLSLALTSAAGIGHGQSTNYFQQEVAYGIDVELDDVRHELRANETITYTNRSSVALDTLWFHLYPNAYKQRGTALSKQQALHNDLDLWFADDKDRGFIDSLDFRSNGQAIAWGTHEQHIDIAWLKLTTPLQPNASIIITTPFRVKIPDARFSRLGHTGQAYYITQWYPKPAVFDSQGWHAMPYLDQGEFFSDFGSFDVRLTLPQNYVVGATGELQNEEEKQWLDELARSNRGEKGSNAFPLSAPNTKTLHFMQDSVLDFAWFADKRFLVEKSNVALPSGRAIATWVMYTPKNAPNWWKSVEFVNQAVLHYSQWVGEYPFNACTAVDGTISAGGGMEYPMITIIGDGVDGMSLDEVIAHEVGHNWFQGILSSNERDHPWMDEGMNSFVELRYMRQRYPGNVSVIAEDIPKFLFNGRSLSHREVLEQAYRFNARRNLDQSCGLHSEDYTSTNYGTSVYMKTALVFDHLFAYLGDSLFDACMHEYYRRWAFKHPKPHDVHMAFQQVSGKDLSWCFDLLLAEEQKVDLQARRLGREVLRIKSSVTGHTSFMPAHLFALAGQDSVGSKWLEVGQDGFLSEPIGNGWSYNNNGPGGKFKVQLPWPNATRVTIDAGHRTLDIDHRNNTVRSKGILRSWTPVRLKWLAGIEHPEKRTLYWTPIIAGTVHDGFQAGLALYNTVFPSQRTEFVFAPLYATGSQRMVGGGRIEHHFDRLRSSWFRNIHVGVSGRTASLRETDNLDIWYEKASPSIRFDIKRPLAKPTQHSFGGRVVYIRRSYKTTSEKVPSSYLLRDDQWISELGYDGKYLHPLGPATWNATLTQGDEWLRASVEVKKAFVYDKRKHSVRLRLFAGSFLGTPARLQAGEAWRLSWNADDPFLDRAFIGRSADAGLWANQFSKDQGAFKTGFRQGGSASYIGAVNFELDLPVRFPIAVFASAGVVPVTTIANDGTRNEKGELLYEAGIGLPLWKDMIEVWMPLVWSSNISDELEFRDVPVVERIRFVLALEKMDPTRIVRNLRP; from the coding sequence ATGAAGGTCCTTGCGATGACGTGGGTGCGATCCACCCTCTCATTGGCGTTGACGTCTGCTGCAGGGATCGGCCACGGACAAAGCACGAACTACTTCCAGCAGGAAGTCGCCTACGGCATTGATGTGGAGTTGGATGATGTGCGCCACGAGCTGCGTGCCAACGAGACCATCACCTACACCAACCGCAGCAGCGTTGCGCTGGACACGCTCTGGTTCCACCTCTACCCCAACGCCTACAAGCAACGGGGTACCGCGCTGAGCAAGCAGCAGGCGTTGCACAACGACCTGGACCTCTGGTTCGCGGATGACAAGGACCGCGGCTTCATCGACAGCCTCGACTTCCGCAGCAACGGACAAGCTATCGCTTGGGGGACTCACGAGCAACACATCGACATCGCTTGGCTGAAGCTGACCACGCCGTTGCAGCCGAATGCAAGTATCATCATCACCACGCCGTTCCGCGTGAAGATCCCCGACGCGCGTTTCTCGCGGCTGGGGCATACCGGACAGGCGTACTACATCACGCAGTGGTACCCGAAACCGGCCGTGTTCGACAGCCAAGGGTGGCACGCCATGCCCTACCTGGACCAAGGCGAGTTCTTCAGCGACTTCGGCTCGTTCGATGTGCGCCTCACCTTGCCGCAGAATTATGTGGTGGGTGCCACGGGCGAGTTGCAGAACGAGGAAGAGAAACAATGGCTGGATGAGCTCGCCAGGAGCAATCGCGGAGAGAAGGGATCCAACGCGTTTCCGTTGAGCGCGCCGAACACCAAGACGCTGCACTTCATGCAGGACAGCGTGCTCGACTTTGCGTGGTTCGCCGACAAGCGCTTCCTCGTGGAGAAGAGCAACGTTGCCTTGCCCAGCGGCCGCGCTATTGCAACCTGGGTGATGTACACCCCTAAGAACGCCCCCAACTGGTGGAAGTCCGTTGAATTCGTGAACCAGGCCGTACTGCACTACAGCCAATGGGTTGGCGAATACCCGTTCAACGCGTGCACGGCGGTGGACGGCACCATCAGTGCGGGTGGTGGCATGGAGTACCCGATGATCACCATCATCGGCGATGGAGTGGACGGCATGTCGCTCGACGAGGTGATCGCGCACGAGGTGGGCCACAACTGGTTCCAAGGCATCCTGTCGAGCAACGAGCGCGATCATCCCTGGATGGACGAAGGCATGAACAGCTTCGTTGAACTGCGCTACATGCGCCAGCGCTACCCGGGCAATGTCTCCGTGATCGCAGAGGACATCCCGAAATTCCTGTTCAACGGCCGGTCGTTGAGCCACCGCGAAGTGCTGGAACAGGCGTACCGCTTCAATGCGCGCCGCAACTTGGACCAGAGCTGCGGTCTTCACAGCGAAGACTACACGAGCACGAACTACGGCACCAGCGTGTACATGAAGACCGCGCTTGTGTTCGACCATCTCTTCGCCTACCTCGGCGACTCGCTGTTCGATGCCTGCATGCACGAGTACTACCGGCGGTGGGCGTTCAAGCATCCGAAGCCGCATGATGTTCATATGGCGTTTCAACAAGTAAGTGGAAAAGACCTTAGTTGGTGTTTTGATCTCCTGCTCGCAGAGGAGCAAAAGGTCGATCTGCAGGCTCGGCGACTTGGGCGTGAGGTACTTCGAATCAAGTCCTCGGTCACCGGGCACACCTCGTTCATGCCGGCACACCTATTTGCATTGGCGGGACAAGATTCGGTCGGATCAAAGTGGCTAGAGGTGGGCCAAGACGGGTTCTTGTCAGAGCCCATCGGAAATGGATGGTCGTACAACAACAATGGACCTGGGGGAAAGTTCAAGGTCCAACTTCCCTGGCCCAACGCCACACGCGTCACCATTGATGCCGGCCACCGCACCTTGGACATCGACCACCGCAACAACACCGTACGCAGCAAAGGCATCCTGCGCAGTTGGACGCCTGTGCGGTTGAAGTGGCTGGCGGGAATTGAGCACCCCGAGAAGCGGACCTTGTACTGGACGCCGATCATTGCAGGCACCGTGCACGACGGCTTCCAGGCAGGCCTAGCACTGTACAATACAGTCTTCCCCAGCCAGCGCACGGAGTTCGTGTTCGCGCCACTTTATGCCACCGGGAGCCAGCGCATGGTGGGTGGAGGCCGCATCGAGCACCACTTCGATCGGCTGCGCAGCAGTTGGTTCCGCAACATCCATGTGGGCGTCAGTGGGCGCACGGCCAGCCTGCGCGAAACGGACAACCTCGACATCTGGTACGAGAAGGCCAGCCCGAGCATCCGGTTCGACATCAAGCGACCGTTGGCCAAGCCCACGCAGCACAGTTTCGGTGGGCGTGTGGTGTACATCCGTCGTAGCTACAAGACCACCTCGGAGAAAGTTCCCAGCTCCTACCTGCTGCGCGATGACCAGTGGATCAGCGAACTGGGCTACGATGGGAAGTACCTGCATCCCCTCGGCCCAGCTACATGGAACGCCACGCTCACCCAAGGTGACGAATGGCTCCGCGCTTCCGTGGAAGTCAAGAAGGCCTTCGTGTACGACAAGCGCAAGCACAGTGTGCGGCTGCGGTTGTTCGCGGGATCATTCCTCGGCACGCCAGCACGCTTGCAGGCAGGCGAAGCATGGCGTTTGAGCTGGAACGCGGACGACCCGTTCCTCGACCGTGCGTTCATCGGCAGGAGCGCTGATGCTGGGCTCTGGGCCAATCAGTTCAGCAAGGACCAAGGCGCTTTCAAGACAGGTTTCCGCCAAGGTGGATCCGCCTCCTACATCGGTGCGGTGAACTTCGAGCTCGATCTGCCGGTGCGCTTCCCGATCGCGGTGTTCGCCAGTGCGGGCGTGGTGCCCGTGACAACGATCGCCAACGATGGCACGCGCAACGAAAAAGGCGAGCTGCTGTACGAGGCCGGCATCGGCCTGCCGCTGTGGAAGGACATGATCGAGGTCTGGATGCCGTTAGTTTGGTCGAGCAACATCAGCGATGAGCTGGAGTTCCGCGATGTGCCGGTGGTGGAGCGCATCCGTTTCGTTCTGGCCTTGGAGAAGATGGACCCCACCCGCATCGTGCGCAACTTGCGGCCCTGA
- a CDS encoding OsmC family protein translates to MDTAKVKYLGDLRCEAVHVRSGQRIVTDAPPDNQGRGEAFSPSDLTSTSLACCMLTIMGIAARDRGWDLSGMEARVVKHMASDPRRIAKVEVHFSLDGSQLDAKARTILERAAHTCPVALSLREDLVQEIVFDWQGRP, encoded by the coding sequence ATGGACACCGCGAAAGTGAAATACCTCGGCGACCTGCGCTGCGAGGCCGTGCATGTGCGCAGCGGGCAACGGATAGTGACGGATGCGCCGCCGGACAACCAAGGCCGTGGCGAAGCCTTCAGCCCGAGCGACCTGACGAGCACCTCGTTGGCTTGTTGTATGCTCACGATCATGGGCATTGCCGCCCGCGACCGCGGCTGGGACCTTTCGGGGATGGAGGCACGGGTCGTTAAGCACATGGCCAGCGACCCCAGGCGGATCGCCAAAGTGGAAGTGCACTTCAGCTTGGACGGGAGCCAACTGGACGCCAAGGCACGCACCATCCTGGAGCGGGCAGCCCACACGTGCCCGGTAGCCCTCAGCCTGCGCGAGGACCTTGTGCAAGAGATCGTCTTTGACTGGCAGGGACGACCGTAA
- a CDS encoding UDP-2,3-diacylglucosamine diphosphatase, translating into MNAARIVFLSDFHLGVPNAMDSLAREHRIVKFLDEAAKDATEIHILGDVFDMWFEWRKAVPRGHVRLLGKLAEITDRGLPVHLYTGNHDMWTFGYLAEECGLIVHHAPVTREWNGMKFLIGHGDGLGPGDHGYKFIKRVFRSPVSQWLFARLHPNLALGIAEFWSGRSRKKSYDNDRKFLGEANEWLAIHCREVLQREHFDFFVFGHRHLPMDLQVGERSRYVNLGDWITRFTYAVFDEHGMRLIARVGDGPLSADVPAPRVPE; encoded by the coding sequence ATGAACGCCGCTCGCATCGTCTTCCTGTCCGATTTCCACTTGGGCGTGCCCAACGCCATGGACAGCCTGGCGCGCGAGCACCGCATCGTGAAGTTCCTCGATGAGGCGGCGAAGGACGCCACCGAGATCCACATCCTGGGGGATGTCTTCGATATGTGGTTCGAGTGGCGCAAGGCCGTTCCGCGGGGCCACGTGCGCTTGCTGGGCAAATTGGCCGAGATCACGGACCGCGGTCTTCCCGTGCACCTGTACACCGGCAACCACGACATGTGGACCTTCGGCTACCTGGCCGAGGAGTGCGGCCTCATCGTTCATCATGCACCGGTGACGCGTGAGTGGAACGGCATGAAGTTCCTGATCGGTCACGGCGATGGCCTCGGCCCCGGCGACCATGGCTACAAGTTCATCAAGCGGGTGTTCCGCAGTCCCGTCAGCCAATGGCTCTTCGCGCGGCTGCATCCCAACTTGGCCCTGGGCATTGCGGAGTTCTGGAGCGGCCGCAGCCGAAAGAAAAGCTACGATAACGACCGCAAGTTCCTCGGTGAGGCGAACGAGTGGCTGGCCATCCACTGCCGGGAGGTGCTGCAACGCGAACACTTCGACTTCTTCGTGTTCGGCCACCGGCACCTGCCCATGGACCTGCAGGTTGGTGAGCGTTCGCGTTACGTCAACCTCGGTGATTGGATCACGCGCTTCACGTACGCCGTGTTCGATGAGCACGGCATGCGGCTCATCGCGCGGGTGGGCGATGGTCCGTTGAGCGCGGATGTGCCCGCGCCGAGAGTGCCGGAGTAG
- the lipA gene encoding lipoyl synthase, translating to MSEHVPVAEPRAKKPDWLRVKLPTGENYRKVRDIVGEHKLHTICQSGNCPNMGECWGAGTATFMILGNTCTRSCGFCSVATGRPEAVDPFEPARVARSVELMGVKHCVITSVDRDDLADGGADIWARTIRAIRRRCPATKFETLIPDFQGKWENLQVVLDAQPDVLSHNIETVRRLTRKVRVQAKYDRSLEVLMRSKRAGLRTKSGIMLGLGETDQEVVEAMEDLRSVGVDVVTLGQYLQPTKAHLGVQEFVHPDRFKRYEELGKSMGFRFVESGPLVRSSYHAEKHVL from the coding sequence ATGAGCGAGCATGTGCCGGTTGCCGAGCCACGGGCCAAGAAGCCCGACTGGCTTCGTGTGAAACTGCCCACCGGTGAGAACTACCGGAAGGTGCGCGACATCGTTGGGGAGCACAAGCTCCACACGATCTGCCAGAGCGGCAACTGCCCCAACATGGGTGAGTGCTGGGGTGCCGGCACGGCCACGTTCATGATCCTCGGCAACACCTGTACCCGGTCCTGCGGCTTCTGTTCCGTGGCCACCGGCCGCCCCGAAGCGGTGGATCCCTTCGAGCCGGCCCGCGTGGCCCGCAGCGTTGAGCTGATGGGGGTGAAGCATTGTGTCATCACCAGCGTGGACCGCGATGACCTCGCCGATGGTGGTGCCGATATCTGGGCACGCACCATCCGGGCCATCCGCCGTCGCTGCCCGGCCACCAAGTTCGAGACGCTCATCCCTGACTTCCAAGGGAAGTGGGAGAACCTTCAGGTGGTGCTGGATGCCCAGCCCGATGTGCTGAGCCACAACATCGAGACAGTGCGGCGGCTCACCCGAAAAGTGCGCGTGCAGGCCAAGTACGATCGCAGTCTGGAGGTGCTCATGCGCAGCAAGCGCGCCGGATTGCGCACCAAGAGCGGGATCATGCTCGGTTTGGGCGAAACGGACCAAGAGGTGGTGGAAGCCATGGAGGACCTGCGCTCCGTGGGCGTGGACGTGGTTACCCTGGGGCAATACTTGCAACCGACAAAGGCCCATCTGGGTGTCCAGGAGTTCGTTCACCCCGACCGGTTCAAGCGCTATGAGGAGCTTGGCAAGAGCATGGGATTCCGGTTCGTGGAGAGCGGCCCGCTGGTGCGCAGCAGCTACCACGCCGAGAAACACGTCCTCTGA
- a CDS encoding T9SS type A sorting domain-containing protein yields MKRTLPLILGISTVSAVALTSWVNSGQTAYEARSAKDPAASAKGMQEYLAMIRKNSVTGQVEAEDYIKAYAAARQYAAMQAKAVGFQWDNIGPNNVGGRTRTICIHPDAPNTVWAGGVSGGLWKSEDAANTWQRVSGLSESLIISSIAVTNSGKIYVATGNSAEGAGGSGGSGFIGHGIYRSNDGGASFELVTGPPTNWNGGADWAITNKIIADPNDANKLWVATNNGPRIYDESANTFSTVPGITSSSFCQSLEVVKDESGDVGILLRTGTQNWVSVNGGNSFDQIAANDGLPTSGIGRVEFAISPQDVNYMYALIATGGGAMRGGFYSTDGGQVWDQIWPSGTDAPALDIFGDNTQGNYDIVITVNPQNKEEIFVGGVSLWKTALNAQPEQVAIAQDFPGCFVCVHADVHELTWSPDGTTLYVGCDGGVYKSFGSGGNFAWLASNKDYNVTQFYSGTHDPKGRVMGGTQDNGTQYISFAAANDPRRAIEVSGGDGFDCEISQLDPNVMMASIYAGAVFRSNNAGGVFGDFYNSRILALGEPGDITGNGLGDFYTNMRLFEDANDLNSPDSGLFAVEWIVEDNDFTVGDTLGDPFPQIFSKKMPAVPLPATTWSLDGFPDGTTANTVYQIGDTVNYLIQLPDRVESLFAVGFSGTDGIWVTRDATSFAGNVEWWKVAANASGNVNVLEWSANGDILFWGTSEGDVYKVQGFDQAYDSAAADVASATRVLSAPIQVYNGSAAITGLCADPNDNNRLLITLGEYGGTSKVRLSTDAYQPAPTTINVWNNIPADLVGMPVYDGIIHSSSADLFVVGTEFGVMVSEDGGDNWAFENAGMELVPTFQVRQQTWNWQTHPMGADFVENPGVVYLATHGRGFFKSETLLGVVPPTAGQSSANAASNLLVFPNPASDIATVAFEVRATSQVVATVYDLNGRVVRTVPQQRLAPGKQRMNINVGDLRNGTYVVDVRIDGSSRTGRLVVNR; encoded by the coding sequence ATGAAACGGACGTTACCCCTCATACTAGGCATCTCCACTGTTTCAGCTGTTGCGCTCACATCGTGGGTGAACAGCGGGCAAACGGCCTATGAAGCCCGGTCAGCCAAGGACCCGGCCGCCAGCGCCAAAGGCATGCAGGAGTACTTGGCAATGATCCGGAAGAACTCCGTGACCGGCCAGGTGGAGGCCGAAGACTACATCAAAGCGTACGCTGCCGCTCGTCAATACGCAGCTATGCAGGCGAAGGCGGTCGGCTTCCAGTGGGATAATATCGGGCCGAACAATGTGGGTGGTCGTACGCGCACCATCTGCATCCATCCCGACGCACCGAACACGGTGTGGGCCGGTGGTGTGAGCGGTGGCCTTTGGAAAAGCGAGGACGCCGCCAACACATGGCAGCGTGTGAGCGGGTTGAGCGAGAGCCTCATCATCAGCTCCATTGCGGTGACGAACAGCGGCAAGATCTACGTGGCCACGGGCAACAGTGCGGAAGGCGCAGGTGGAAGCGGCGGCAGTGGTTTCATCGGCCACGGTATCTACCGTTCGAACGACGGTGGCGCAAGCTTCGAACTGGTCACTGGTCCGCCGACCAACTGGAACGGTGGCGCTGATTGGGCCATCACGAACAAGATCATTGCTGATCCGAACGATGCGAACAAACTGTGGGTGGCGACCAACAACGGGCCCCGGATCTACGATGAGTCGGCCAATACGTTTTCGACGGTTCCCGGGATCACTTCTTCGAGCTTCTGCCAGTCACTGGAGGTCGTGAAAGATGAAAGCGGTGATGTCGGCATCCTTCTCAGGACCGGCACACAGAACTGGGTAAGTGTCAACGGCGGAAACTCATTTGACCAGATCGCGGCCAACGATGGCCTGCCGACCAGCGGGATCGGGCGGGTCGAATTCGCCATCAGCCCACAGGACGTGAACTACATGTATGCGCTTATCGCCACAGGCGGTGGTGCAATGCGTGGTGGTTTCTACAGCACGGATGGAGGTCAGGTTTGGGATCAGATCTGGCCCAGCGGTACCGACGCACCGGCGCTGGACATTTTCGGGGACAACACCCAGGGGAACTACGACATCGTGATCACGGTTAACCCGCAGAACAAGGAGGAGATCTTCGTGGGTGGCGTTTCGCTGTGGAAAACCGCCCTGAACGCCCAACCGGAGCAAGTGGCCATCGCCCAGGATTTCCCGGGCTGCTTCGTATGCGTTCATGCCGATGTGCATGAACTGACCTGGTCGCCGGATGGAACCACGCTCTACGTCGGTTGCGATGGTGGTGTATACAAGTCGTTCGGCTCTGGTGGGAACTTCGCTTGGCTCGCTTCCAACAAGGACTACAACGTCACGCAGTTCTACAGCGGAACGCATGACCCGAAAGGCCGTGTCATGGGCGGAACACAGGACAACGGCACCCAGTACATCTCGTTCGCTGCAGCGAACGACCCGCGCCGCGCCATTGAAGTGAGCGGCGGTGATGGTTTCGATTGTGAGATCAGCCAGTTGGACCCGAACGTCATGATGGCCTCCATTTACGCTGGTGCTGTATTCCGCAGCAACAACGCTGGTGGGGTGTTCGGGGACTTCTACAATTCCCGCATCTTGGCTTTGGGCGAGCCCGGTGATATCACCGGGAACGGTTTGGGCGATTTCTACACCAACATGCGTCTCTTCGAGGATGCTAATGACCTCAATAGCCCGGACTCCGGCCTCTTCGCGGTTGAGTGGATCGTGGAAGACAATGACTTCACTGTTGGTGACACCCTGGGTGATCCGTTCCCGCAGATCTTCAGCAAGAAGATGCCGGCCGTGCCGCTGCCCGCAACCACTTGGTCGCTGGATGGTTTCCCGGACGGAACGACCGCCAACACGGTTTACCAGATAGGTGATACCGTGAACTACCTCATTCAGCTACCTGACCGTGTGGAGTCCTTGTTCGCTGTCGGTTTTTCCGGCACGGACGGCATTTGGGTAACGCGCGATGCCACGAGCTTCGCGGGCAACGTTGAATGGTGGAAAGTTGCGGCCAATGCCAGCGGCAACGTGAACGTGCTGGAGTGGAGCGCCAACGGAGATATCCTGTTCTGGGGCACCAGCGAGGGTGACGTGTACAAGGTGCAGGGCTTTGACCAAGCCTACGATAGTGCGGCAGCCGATGTAGCGAGCGCTACCCGTGTGTTGTCGGCACCCATCCAAGTGTATAACGGCAGCGCGGCCATTACCGGTTTGTGTGCCGACCCGAACGACAACAACCGCCTGCTGATCACGCTAGGAGAATACGGGGGCACCTCCAAGGTGCGTCTCAGCACGGACGCTTACCAACCCGCGCCTACCACCATCAACGTCTGGAACAACATCCCGGCCGATCTGGTCGGTATGCCCGTTTACGACGGCATCATCCATTCGTCCTCCGCGGACCTCTTCGTGGTGGGCACCGAGTTCGGTGTGATGGTGAGCGAGGATGGCGGAGACAACTGGGCCTTTGAGAACGCGGGCATGGAACTGGTGCCCACCTTCCAAGTGCGACAGCAGACCTGGAACTGGCAAACCCATCCGATGGGAGCTGATTTCGTGGAGAACCCGGGTGTGGTTTACTTGGCCACGCACGGTCGCGGCTTCTTCAAGAGCGAGACGCTCTTGGGCGTGGTGCCGCCGACAGCCGGACAGAGCTCGGCCAATGCGGCCAGCAACCTGCTGGTGTTCCCCAACCCGGCAAGTGACATAGCGACCGTGGCCTTCGAAGTGCGTGCTACGAGCCAGGTGGTTGCCACGGTTTACGATCTGAACGGTCGTGTTGTGCGCACGGTACCTCAGCAGCGCCTGGCCCCGGGCAAGCAGCGCATGAACATCAACGTGGGCGACCTGCGCAACGGCACTTATGTTGTTGATGTCCGCATCGACGGGTCCTCACGCACTGGTCGTTTGGTGGTGAACCGCTGA
- a CDS encoding TlpA family protein disulfide reductase has translation MDSVTLDANGKGSLDASHLPLDFYYLNFDRSNYLILALDSTEGAQVTAKADDLKKASSVTGSKHATALYTFMRDNEVYRTRKDSIRNIINTGEAPTAMDAFNQLNAEFFDRCKRTVADNPSSPVQLAAIAQIDQTKEPALVQQVREQLGKVMPNTDAYVDFNSRFAREEQMRQQQEQMLAQQKQAEAMQAGTAIGAPAPEIEQPTPDGGTLKLSSLRGKTVLIDFWASWCRPCIAELPHVKEAYSKYKSKGFEIYGVSFDKNKDAWVNAINQHDLPWKHVSDLGWWQNAAAGPYGVQSIPHTVLIDKDGKIIAKNLRGAALEQKLAEVLGG, from the coding sequence ATGGACAGTGTAACACTTGACGCCAACGGCAAGGGTTCGCTCGATGCCTCGCACCTGCCGCTCGACTTCTACTACCTCAACTTCGACCGCAGCAACTACCTGATCCTTGCGCTCGACAGCACCGAAGGCGCGCAGGTGACCGCCAAGGCCGACGACCTGAAAAAGGCGAGCAGTGTCACGGGTAGCAAGCATGCCACGGCGCTGTACACCTTCATGCGCGACAACGAAGTGTATCGCACGCGCAAGGACAGCATCCGCAACATCATCAACACGGGCGAGGCGCCCACGGCCATGGACGCCTTCAACCAATTGAACGCCGAGTTCTTCGACCGCTGCAAGAGGACGGTGGCGGACAACCCGAGCTCACCAGTGCAACTCGCCGCCATTGCGCAGATCGACCAGACCAAGGAACCCGCCTTGGTCCAGCAGGTGCGTGAGCAGCTCGGTAAGGTGATGCCCAACACCGATGCTTATGTGGACTTCAACTCGCGCTTTGCTCGCGAAGAGCAGATGCGCCAGCAACAGGAGCAAATGCTGGCCCAACAGAAACAAGCTGAGGCCATGCAGGCCGGTACCGCCATCGGTGCTCCCGCGCCGGAGATCGAGCAACCCACGCCTGATGGCGGCACATTGAAACTGAGCAGCCTGCGCGGCAAAACGGTGCTCATCGATTTCTGGGCCAGTTGGTGCCGACCGTGCATCGCGGAGTTGCCGCATGTGAAGGAGGCGTACAGCAAGTACAAGAGCAAGGGCTTCGAGATCTACGGCGTGAGCTTCGACAAGAACAAGGACGCCTGGGTGAACGCCATCAACCAGCACGACCTGCCCTGGAAACACGTGAGCGACCTCGGCTGGTGGCAGAACGCGGCCGCCGGTCCTTATGGCGTGCAGAGCATCCCGCATACCGTTCTCATCGACAAGGACGGGAAGATCATCGCGAAGAACCTGCGCGGCGCAGCGCTGGAGCAGAAGTTGGCGGAGGTGCTGGGTGGGTAA
- the ung gene encoding uracil-DNA glycosylase, with protein MTDNAPKTPDIGPGWSERLAPAMATPSFIGLKEFLVGERERFAVYPKGKDIFNAFRSTGFDDVKVVILGQDPYHGPGQAHGLCFSVPDGIPPPPSLENIFKELERDLGKAKPANGDLTTWATQGALLLNATLTVRAHSAGSHQGKGWEPFTDEAIRLLSTEREGLVFMLWGRFAQDKAALIDADKHYILKAPHPSPLSAHRGFIGCGHFSTANSILEGQGKTPIAW; from the coding sequence ATGACCGATAACGCCCCGAAGACGCCGGATATTGGACCTGGGTGGTCCGAGCGGCTCGCACCGGCCATGGCAACCCCTTCGTTCATCGGGCTGAAGGAGTTCCTCGTGGGCGAGCGGGAGCGGTTCGCCGTCTACCCCAAGGGCAAGGACATCTTCAACGCTTTCCGCAGCACGGGTTTCGATGATGTGAAGGTGGTGATCCTCGGCCAGGATCCCTACCACGGACCGGGGCAGGCCCACGGACTTTGTTTTTCGGTCCCGGACGGAATACCACCCCCACCCTCCTTGGAGAACATCTTCAAGGAACTGGAACGCGACCTTGGCAAGGCAAAGCCAGCCAATGGCGATCTGACCACTTGGGCAACGCAAGGCGCGCTCCTGCTCAATGCCACACTGACGGTTCGGGCACACTCGGCAGGATCGCACCAAGGCAAGGGCTGGGAGCCCTTCACAGACGAAGCCATCCGACTGCTCAGCACTGAGCGCGAGGGTCTGGTCTTCATGCTCTGGGGCAGGTTCGCACAGGACAAAGCCGCGCTGATCGACGCGGACAAGCACTACATCCTGAAGGCACCTCACCCTTCACCCCTATCGGCACACCGCGGGTTCATCGGTTGCGGGCACTTCAGCACCGCCAACTCCATTCTTGAAGGTCAGGGGAAAACGCCCATAGCATGGTGA